The following are from one region of the Halorussus rarus genome:
- a CDS encoding PH domain-containing protein yields MEVLNPRVRLAWSVGAVTTAVVLGIAVAAVDRFALGVGLWVAVAVAVAALVLGVAFAVLRYRVWRFEVREDDLYLERGVLTRVNTVVPFVRVQHVDTQRGPVERALGLASVVVYTAGSRGADVRVPGLTPERADDLQERLRRLAIESESDADAV; encoded by the coding sequence ATGGAAGTGTTGAATCCGCGCGTCCGGCTCGCCTGGAGCGTCGGCGCGGTCACGACCGCCGTCGTCCTCGGCATCGCCGTCGCCGCAGTGGACCGGTTCGCGCTCGGCGTGGGCCTCTGGGTCGCAGTCGCGGTCGCGGTCGCCGCACTGGTCCTGGGCGTCGCCTTCGCCGTCCTCCGGTACCGCGTCTGGCGGTTCGAGGTGCGCGAGGACGACCTCTACCTGGAGCGCGGCGTCCTGACCCGGGTGAACACGGTTGTCCCGTTCGTCCGGGTCCAGCACGTCGACACCCAGCGCGGGCCGGTCGAGCGCGCGCTCGGACTCGCCAGCGTCGTGGTGTACACCGCCGGGTCGCGGGGCGCCGACGTGCGCGTGCCGGGGCTGACGCCCGAGCGGGCCGACGACCTCCAGGAACGGCTCCGCCGCCTCGCCATCGAGAGCGAGAGCGACGCCGACGCGGTATGA